In the Armatimonas rosea genome, one interval contains:
- a CDS encoding NADH-quinone oxidoreductase subunit N codes for MTETLENLQALLAPLVVLICGMLVLLLDLRRKAFAERKSLALTCFVGLALGAFATLPGLGAAALSGIKLQAADQSLTRLFGGGMTVDGFSSLLSLTLCLVAALTIGMSGRYLEDKKLPFGEFYALVLFATAGAMVMVSALDLVNVFVGLEVLSVALYILAGYARRELRSEESAVKYFLLGAFASGFLLYGIALVYGAVGIAVRSGALGSIPGSFTSLITLTEALHGTAGTEAALGHSPLFLAGIALILVGLGFKASLVPFHSYAPDVYQGAPAPIAAFMSAAAKIGAFVVLVRLLMPFAEPGVGGEVVRNALVGIAVATMLVGNILAIRQTNLKRMLAYSSVAHAGYLLVGVIAASTPSASGRISALAADSVGFYLLAYSLMNLGIFAVTVWLGRSGEEEFCEIGRFAGLARRNPAAAAVVTILMLSLAGIPLTAGFLGKFYLFYAAMQAGLVWLAAVGLVISVIGLVYYLNLVVQMYFREPADDTNPELRAGAAKNVAVVCAVLLLVLGILPSGILGPTRITDNLQLMGATITDPGMAAGRPRPGGGGPAAPRPGNAPNAAPAPGGAPQ; via the coding sequence ATGACAGAGACACTGGAGAACCTACAGGCGCTACTGGCCCCGCTGGTAGTGCTGATCTGCGGGATGCTTGTCCTGCTCCTAGACCTGCGCCGGAAGGCATTTGCCGAGCGCAAGTCGCTGGCTCTGACCTGCTTTGTTGGGCTGGCCCTCGGTGCCTTTGCGACCCTACCGGGTCTGGGAGCCGCGGCTCTCTCGGGGATCAAGCTGCAGGCCGCGGATCAGTCCCTCACCCGACTCTTCGGCGGGGGGATGACGGTTGATGGGTTTAGCTCCCTGCTGAGCCTCACTCTTTGCCTTGTCGCCGCACTGACCATCGGGATGTCGGGGCGGTATCTCGAAGATAAGAAGCTCCCCTTTGGCGAGTTCTACGCACTAGTCCTCTTTGCTACCGCGGGGGCCATGGTCATGGTCAGTGCGCTGGACCTGGTCAATGTCTTTGTGGGGCTTGAGGTGCTCTCGGTCGCGCTCTACATCCTCGCGGGCTACGCTCGCCGTGAGCTGCGCTCGGAGGAGTCCGCGGTAAAGTACTTCCTCCTGGGAGCGTTTGCGTCTGGTTTCCTGCTCTATGGAATCGCTCTGGTCTACGGCGCAGTGGGGATTGCGGTGCGCTCGGGGGCACTCGGTTCAATCCCTGGCTCGTTCACCAGTCTGATTACCCTCACCGAGGCACTCCATGGAACGGCAGGTACGGAAGCGGCTCTGGGACACTCCCCGCTCTTTCTGGCGGGAATCGCGCTGATCCTAGTGGGCCTTGGATTTAAGGCATCGCTCGTTCCTTTCCACTCCTACGCGCCCGATGTCTACCAGGGTGCCCCGGCTCCGATCGCGGCGTTTATGTCCGCCGCCGCCAAGATCGGGGCCTTTGTGGTCCTGGTCCGGCTCCTCATGCCCTTCGCGGAGCCGGGGGTTGGTGGGGAGGTCGTGCGTAACGCCTTGGTGGGAATCGCGGTCGCGACCATGCTGGTGGGAAATATCCTCGCCATTCGCCAGACTAACCTCAAGCGCATGCTCGCGTACTCGTCGGTGGCACACGCGGGCTACCTGCTCGTCGGCGTGATCGCGGCGAGCACTCCCAGTGCGAGTGGGCGGATCAGTGCACTGGCTGCCGATAGCGTTGGGTTCTACTTGCTGGCCTACTCCCTCATGAACCTGGGAATCTTCGCCGTGACGGTCTGGCTGGGACGCTCAGGCGAAGAGGAGTTCTGTGAGATCGGTCGTTTTGCGGGGCTAGCTCGCCGCAACCCGGCGGCTGCCGCTGTGGTGACCATCCTCATGCTCTCGCTGGCGGGGATTCCGCTAACCGCAGGCTTCCTCGGGAAGTTCTACCTCTTCTACGCCGCGATGCAGGCAGGGCTGGTCTGGCTGGCAGCAGTGGGGCTGGTAATCAGTGTGATCGGGCTGGTGTACTACCTGAACCTTGTGGTGCAGATGTACTTCCGCGAGCCCGCCGACGATACCAACCCGGAGCTACGGGCGGGGGCTGCCAAGAACGTGGCGGTTGTCTGCGCCGTGCTGCTTCTTGTCCTAGGGATTCTCCCCTCAGGGATTCTTGGGCCGACCCGGATCACGGACAACCTCCAGCTCATGGGAGCGACCATCACCGACCCTGGGATGGCGGCCGGCCGGCCTCGTCCTGGTGGGGGTGGCCCCGCCGCGCCCCGTCCGGGCAACGCGCCCAATGCGGCTCCCGCCCCCGGCGGAGCGCCCCAATAA
- a CDS encoding SDR family oxidoreductase translates to MGNTTVALVTGANKGIGLETARQLAAQGITVYLGSRDLARGEAAAKTITGAVHTLQLDVTDTASIAAAVATIEAAEGKLDILVNNAGLGTFNKPTTTEDLAHWRWTFETNLFGLVETTQAFLPLLQKSDAGRIVHLTSILGSLTMATTPGSPIYGASGFAAAYGASKAAVNMYTVHLARELEPTGIKVNAAHPGWVKTELGGEGAMLEVSEGAETSVWLATLPADGPTGGYFHKQDRLPW, encoded by the coding sequence ATGGGAAACACAACAGTCGCGCTGGTTACCGGCGCAAACAAGGGTATTGGTCTAGAGACCGCACGGCAGCTCGCCGCGCAGGGGATCACGGTCTATCTGGGATCGCGTGATCTTGCAAGGGGCGAGGCAGCGGCAAAGACCATCACGGGCGCAGTCCACACCCTCCAGCTCGATGTCACGGATACCGCGAGCATTGCTGCGGCAGTCGCAACCATTGAGGCAGCAGAGGGCAAGCTGGATATTCTGGTCAACAACGCGGGGCTGGGGACCTTCAACAAGCCCACGACCACGGAAGACCTCGCCCACTGGCGCTGGACCTTTGAGACCAACCTCTTTGGGCTGGTCGAGACCACGCAAGCCTTTCTGCCGCTACTCCAAAAGAGCGACGCCGGCCGGATCGTCCACCTGACCAGCATCCTGGGCTCCCTGACCATGGCAACCACGCCCGGCTCCCCTATCTACGGTGCCTCCGGGTTTGCCGCGGCCTACGGGGCGTCGAAAGCGGCGGTCAACATGTACACGGTGCACCTGGCCCGTGAGCTGGAGCCAACAGGGATCAAGGTGAATGCCGCCCACCCCGGCTGGGTCAAGACCGAGCTCGGCGGCGAAGGGGCAATGCTTGAGGTCTCCGAGGGCGCGGAGACCAGTGTCTGGCTGGCGACCCTCCCTGCCGATGGCCCCACGGGTGGCTACTTCCACAAGCAAGACCGCCTGCCGTGGTAG
- a CDS encoding complex I subunit 4 family protein, with the protein MSLLTYLILVPALAALLIAFLPRAQARLIACLGVAVTFLLSLLLLRGTPNLAGFYESTLQKSTWLPVLGISYQVGVDGIGALLVVLTGLLAALAVITPFKVAEGKEKTYFGALLLLEATLIGAFSALDLILFYVFFEACLIPVWFLMGVFGGEKATKALMKFFIYTVVGSLVMLAAIIWLGARYQSFDFLLIQASLAKTPLMGMLGVWLMLGFAVAFAIKTPLFPFHSWQPEAYAACPTAGVVLVSGAMAKLGTYGFYRFCLMLFPDAARTYAPLFIGLAVTGILYGAVVAAMQRDVKRLIAYSSISHLGYVVLGLFSGSAQGVSGALLQMINHGVTVGGLFLVLGLIEEQTGTLRIRSLGGLWDKVPVLARVFLILTLASVALPLTNGFVGEFLILLGTFQTYPGAAALATTGVIWSAVYMLWMFQRVVYGAARTEHPMNDLTGISRIVLSVVVVLVFVLGVYPRACLDLIRPGLVVAAPTEDK; encoded by the coding sequence ATGTCACTTCTGACCTATCTCATCCTGGTCCCTGCACTGGCCGCGCTCCTTATCGCCTTTCTGCCACGGGCACAGGCGCGTCTGATCGCCTGCCTTGGTGTTGCTGTTACTTTCCTCCTCTCGCTTCTTCTGCTCCGCGGAACTCCGAATCTGGCGGGCTTCTACGAGAGCACGCTCCAGAAGAGCACCTGGCTACCTGTACTGGGAATTAGCTACCAGGTGGGGGTCGATGGTATTGGGGCGCTCTTGGTGGTCCTGACGGGGCTCCTCGCCGCCCTCGCGGTGATCACCCCCTTCAAGGTCGCGGAGGGCAAGGAGAAGACCTACTTTGGGGCGCTCCTGCTGCTGGAAGCCACCCTGATCGGGGCGTTCTCTGCGCTGGACCTGATCCTGTTCTATGTCTTCTTCGAGGCCTGTCTGATCCCGGTCTGGTTCCTGATGGGAGTCTTTGGGGGAGAGAAGGCGACCAAGGCCCTGATGAAGTTCTTCATCTACACCGTGGTCGGCTCTCTGGTGATGCTGGCCGCGATTATCTGGCTGGGGGCACGCTACCAGAGCTTTGACTTCCTGCTGATTCAGGCAAGTCTCGCCAAGACACCCCTCATGGGGATGCTGGGGGTCTGGCTGATGCTGGGCTTCGCAGTCGCCTTTGCTATCAAGACCCCGCTCTTTCCCTTCCACTCCTGGCAGCCGGAGGCCTACGCCGCTTGTCCTACCGCGGGGGTCGTGCTGGTCTCGGGAGCGATGGCGAAGCTGGGAACCTACGGCTTCTACCGCTTCTGCCTCATGCTCTTCCCCGATGCCGCCCGTACCTATGCGCCGCTGTTTATCGGCCTCGCTGTCACCGGGATTCTCTACGGCGCGGTTGTCGCGGCGATGCAGCGGGATGTCAAGCGCCTGATCGCGTACTCATCGATTAGCCACCTGGGCTATGTCGTGCTGGGGCTCTTCTCAGGGAGCGCCCAAGGGGTCTCGGGGGCGCTGCTGCAGATGATCAACCACGGTGTCACGGTTGGGGGCCTGTTCCTGGTGCTGGGCCTGATCGAGGAGCAGACTGGGACGCTGCGCATCCGTAGCCTCGGCGGGCTCTGGGACAAGGTGCCGGTCCTGGCGCGGGTCTTTCTGATCCTGACCCTGGCGTCGGTGGCCCTGCCGCTGACCAATGGCTTTGTGGGAGAGTTCTTGATCCTGCTAGGCACGTTCCAGACCTACCCGGGTGCGGCGGCTCTGGCGACAACGGGGGTGATCTGGTCGGCGGTCTACATGCTCTGGATGTTCCAGCGCGTGGTCTATGGAGCCGCCCGCACCGAGCATCCCATGAACGATCTTACGGGTATCTCACGTATCGTGCTGAGCGTGGTGGTCGTGCTGGTCTTTGTGCTGGGGGTCTACCCCCGTGCCTGCCTCGATCTGATACGCCCCGGGCTCGTGGTCGCGGCACCGACGGAGGACAAGTAG
- a CDS encoding glycosyltransferase: MRIVLATLGSFGDLHPFLAVGRGLVARGHTVTLASCPQYRAKVEAAGLRFAPLRPDAPAPEDASELARKVMDAREGTRTVLKDWVMPVLRETYADLAAACDGADLLVNHTIVFPGPLLAQKTGLPFLSAVLQPIVFFSEYDPCVPPTTPRWQGFARLPRPLVRAAYRLGWRMTRPWLAPVDAFRAELGLPPDPRHPLIEGQFSSRGTLALFSAALAAPQPDWPINTVQTGFAFYDSLDGKTEALPAALETFLASGEPPVVFTLGSSAVMTAGNFFEQAVEATKTLGCRAVLLTGRDQPVPPNLPASILAVPYAPHSRLMPRAAVNVHQGGVGTTGQALRAGKPQVVVPFAHDQPDHAARITRAGLGATVYRDSCTARTLAAALQPLLRDAALQERCRMVGEQLQQEDGVARACEAIERGH, translated from the coding sequence ATGCGTATCGTTCTTGCTACCTTGGGCTCCTTTGGTGACCTGCACCCCTTTCTTGCTGTCGGGCGGGGGCTGGTTGCGCGGGGGCACACGGTGACTCTGGCGTCGTGCCCGCAGTACCGCGCCAAGGTGGAGGCGGCGGGGCTGCGCTTCGCTCCGCTCCGGCCCGATGCACCCGCGCCGGAAGATGCCAGCGAGCTCGCCCGTAAAGTGATGGACGCGCGCGAGGGCACCCGTACGGTGCTGAAAGACTGGGTCATGCCGGTCCTGCGGGAGACCTACGCGGATCTAGCGGCCGCCTGCGACGGCGCGGACTTGCTAGTCAACCACACGATTGTCTTTCCGGGGCCGCTCCTGGCGCAGAAGACGGGCCTCCCTTTTCTCTCGGCGGTGCTCCAGCCGATTGTGTTTTTCTCCGAGTACGACCCCTGTGTCCCGCCGACCACGCCGCGCTGGCAGGGCTTTGCGCGGCTCCCAAGGCCGCTGGTGCGGGCGGCGTACCGGCTGGGCTGGCGCATGACCCGGCCCTGGCTCGCGCCGGTCGATGCCTTTCGCGCCGAGCTGGGGCTCCCCCCCGACCCGCGCCACCCGCTGATCGAGGGACAGTTCTCGTCGCGGGGGACTCTTGCTCTCTTCTCGGCGGCGCTGGCCGCACCCCAGCCCGACTGGCCGATAAATACCGTCCAGACCGGCTTTGCCTTCTACGACTCCCTCGATGGCAAGACCGAGGCGCTCCCCGCCGCGCTGGAGACCTTTCTGGCGAGCGGGGAGCCGCCCGTTGTCTTCACGCTTGGCTCGTCGGCGGTGATGACCGCAGGGAATTTCTTTGAGCAGGCGGTGGAGGCCACGAAGACGCTCGGTTGCCGTGCGGTCTTGCTGACGGGGCGCGACCAGCCGGTGCCTCCAAACCTGCCCGCGAGCATCCTGGCCGTGCCCTACGCGCCGCACTCGCGCCTCATGCCACGGGCTGCGGTCAATGTGCACCAGGGAGGGGTGGGGACCACGGGGCAGGCGCTGCGAGCCGGCAAGCCGCAGGTGGTTGTCCCCTTCGCCCACGACCAGCCCGACCACGCCGCCCGTATCACTCGCGCGGGCTTGGGTGCGACCGTCTACCGCGACTCCTGCACGGCCCGAACCCTCGCTGCCGCCCTCCAGCCCCTCTTGAGAGATGCCGCCCTGCAAGAGCGGTGCCGCATGGTGGGAGAGCAGCTCCAGCAAGAAGACGGTGTCGCACGCGCCTGCGAGGCGATCGAGCGCGGGCATTAA
- a CDS encoding redoxin domain-containing protein — translation MRWFQERAQRVTGKLPAKALCFICSQSGESEEEKPAGAASYKGKTYYFCNKGEVERFLKDPEAYLPAPVPRPAPPFALKTPSGETVTLESLKGKLILVDFWATWCVPCVKAMPELQKLHEKYSARGLTVLGVSLDEEGAKKVVPFLAKSRVKFTYPILLNGETIWQAWGVKSVPSVLLVKDGQILQHWSGQIDTKELERAIQTRL, via the coding sequence ATGAGATGGTTTCAAGAGAGAGCGCAACGGGTGACGGGCAAGCTTCCCGCCAAGGCCCTCTGCTTTATCTGCTCCCAGAGCGGTGAGTCCGAGGAAGAGAAGCCTGCAGGGGCGGCGAGCTACAAGGGCAAGACCTACTACTTCTGCAACAAAGGCGAGGTAGAGCGCTTCCTCAAAGACCCCGAGGCCTACCTCCCCGCGCCGGTTCCACGCCCCGCGCCGCCGTTTGCCCTGAAAACCCCCAGCGGCGAGACCGTCACGCTGGAGTCCCTGAAGGGCAAGCTGATTTTAGTGGACTTCTGGGCGACCTGGTGCGTCCCGTGCGTCAAAGCCATGCCCGAGCTGCAGAAGCTCCATGAAAAGTACAGCGCCAGGGGTCTGACCGTGCTGGGGGTCTCGCTCGACGAAGAAGGGGCCAAGAAAGTGGTCCCGTTTCTTGCCAAGTCGCGGGTCAAGTTCACCTACCCGATCCTGCTAAACGGCGAGACCATCTGGCAGGCGTGGGGCGTGAAGTCCGTGCCATCGGTGCTGCTGGTCAAAGACGGCCAGATCCTACAGCACTGGAGCGGGCAGATCGACACCAAAGAGCTGGAGCGGGCCATTCAGACCCGTCTCTAG
- a CDS encoding ankyrin repeat domain-containing protein — protein sequence MLSTDADKALWLAILGKDAKGVALAAQQGADLNGRVPQLSVSVALQIQHSLAKEHDTPVDERTQVALTEHALSTLQRDPRSRDHFTEATWSPLLVACHYELAEVRNALLAAGANPDEADETGLTPLLIAVRKGDTEATRALLEAGADPNHSQPRAERGVGAQGHSPLVRAAGDGNLALVELLLAHGAEVDRPNSAGQTALLAACGRPHGAVSWSDLSEREDREETSGDLVATMAAMTEQLGKRRAPEERVGDWDAIVTLLLERGADIETEVEGEYPIVGFGLTGTPLIQAAGRGDLPLVEKLLTAGAAPRAAGGTSPLHAALQGAGSLAVLQRLLDAGADPNVRDSEPTPVVGLAARSGNMEALKLLQASGVDIHQRGEKSGGTLLHVAADTGKTEVLAYLLDQGLECDAPMIRPSHTEHTQKLRDTLEKLKREPQSSVLQEALAAPPETPEPPIEGVTPLMVAAVRHRTEAVALLLERGADPHRRDSAGKTARDYVLSSAEQFQSKRGKVQELIQRDIKQDLGDTLEKLPEATRAGLDEQMQKFQATFTGMFDQMFTKKHQAAEATLALFPEN from the coding sequence ATGCTTTCAACCGATGCCGATAAGGCCCTCTGGCTTGCGATTCTCGGCAAGGATGCCAAGGGAGTGGCGCTTGCTGCCCAACAAGGAGCGGATCTAAACGGGCGGGTGCCCCAGCTGAGCGTGAGTGTCGCGCTACAGATACAGCATAGCCTGGCAAAGGAGCACGATACCCCGGTAGACGAGCGTACACAGGTTGCTCTCACAGAACATGCCCTCAGTACCTTGCAGCGTGACCCACGCTCTCGCGATCACTTCACCGAGGCTACGTGGTCGCCCTTGTTGGTCGCGTGCCACTACGAGCTCGCCGAGGTTCGCAATGCCTTGCTCGCTGCCGGGGCCAATCCCGACGAAGCCGATGAGACGGGGCTGACACCGTTGCTAATCGCGGTACGGAAGGGCGACACGGAGGCGACACGAGCGCTTTTGGAGGCGGGGGCAGATCCCAATCACTCCCAGCCAAGAGCAGAACGTGGTGTGGGTGCGCAGGGGCATAGCCCGCTGGTACGGGCGGCCGGCGATGGCAACCTCGCGCTGGTGGAGCTGCTACTCGCTCATGGTGCGGAAGTGGATAGGCCCAACAGCGCAGGGCAGACCGCGCTCCTAGCCGCCTGTGGTCGTCCCCATGGAGCCGTGAGCTGGAGCGATCTCAGCGAGAGAGAGGACCGCGAAGAGACCTCGGGCGATCTCGTTGCGACGATGGCCGCCATGACGGAGCAGCTAGGAAAGCGGCGTGCGCCCGAGGAGCGTGTTGGGGACTGGGACGCGATTGTGACACTCTTGCTGGAGCGTGGCGCAGATATTGAGACGGAGGTTGAGGGAGAGTACCCGATAGTTGGGTTTGGGCTGACTGGGACACCCCTGATTCAGGCAGCAGGGCGCGGCGATCTCCCTCTTGTCGAGAAACTCCTCACCGCAGGCGCAGCGCCCCGTGCTGCGGGTGGAACCAGCCCTCTCCATGCCGCGCTCCAAGGAGCAGGATCGCTAGCGGTTCTCCAGCGCCTGCTGGACGCTGGCGCGGACCCTAATGTGCGCGATAGTGAGCCAACACCAGTTGTGGGGCTCGCCGCCCGCTCGGGGAACATGGAGGCTCTAAAGCTCCTGCAAGCGTCTGGGGTAGACATCCATCAGCGTGGGGAGAAGTCGGGGGGAACCCTGCTTCATGTTGCGGCGGACACCGGAAAGACCGAGGTGCTTGCCTACCTGCTAGACCAAGGACTGGAGTGTGATGCCCCCATGATCCGGCCATCACACACCGAACATACACAGAAGCTCCGTGATACGCTTGAGAAGCTCAAACGCGAGCCCCAGTCGTCTGTCTTACAAGAGGCTCTAGCGGCACCCCCTGAGACACCGGAGCCCCCCATCGAGGGAGTGACTCCTCTCATGGTAGCGGCGGTGCGTCACCGAACCGAAGCGGTTGCTCTCTTGCTGGAGCGTGGGGCCGACCCGCACCGGCGTGACAGTGCGGGCAAGACTGCACGTGACTATGTCCTATCGTCCGCGGAGCAGTTCCAGAGCAAGCGGGGTAAGGTGCAGGAGCTGATACAGCGCGATATTAAGCAAGACCTGGGAGATACCCTCGAGAAGCTCCCCGAGGCAACAAGGGCGGGACTGGACGAGCAGATGCAGAAGTTTCAGGCCACGTTTACGGGCATGTTCGACCAGATGTTTACCAAAAAACACCAAGCTGCTGAGGCGACTCTCGCACTGTTTCCAGAGAACTAG
- a CDS encoding M48 family metalloprotease: MRRSPQLMIALVIAVVSTISYFGNRTNNEYTGKVQHLAMTTDQEIAVGLQSAPEMEAQYGGESRDRAAVAKVQEVGQRLLSRAIKQTPYKFQFHLLADRNTVNAFALPGGQVFITEALLRKLHTEGELAGVLGHEMGHVVARHGAQQLAKQQLSQGLVGAAGVAAYDPNNPSRSAATTQMAALVASTVKMKFGRGDELEADELGVRFLPAAGYDPRAMIGVMETLQSVGGGRQPEFFSTHPNPEHRIEKIKAAIEREFASGIPTGLEP; this comes from the coding sequence ATGAGACGCTCCCCCCAACTGATGATTGCGCTGGTGATTGCTGTTGTCAGCACGATCAGCTACTTCGGCAACCGCACCAACAACGAGTACACCGGCAAGGTCCAGCACCTGGCAATGACCACCGACCAGGAGATCGCGGTGGGGCTACAGTCGGCACCTGAGATGGAGGCGCAGTACGGCGGGGAGAGCCGCGACCGAGCGGCGGTGGCGAAGGTCCAGGAGGTGGGCCAGCGGCTCCTCAGCCGGGCGATCAAGCAGACTCCCTACAAGTTCCAGTTCCACCTGCTCGCCGACCGAAACACGGTCAATGCCTTCGCGCTCCCCGGCGGCCAGGTCTTTATCACCGAGGCGCTCCTGCGAAAGCTCCACACCGAGGGCGAGCTTGCCGGGGTGCTGGGGCATGAGATGGGCCATGTGGTCGCGCGGCACGGGGCACAGCAGCTTGCCAAGCAGCAGCTCAGCCAGGGCCTGGTCGGGGCGGCGGGCGTGGCGGCCTACGATCCCAACAACCCCTCACGGAGCGCGGCAACGACGCAGATGGCCGCGCTGGTGGCATCCACGGTCAAGATGAAGTTTGGGCGGGGCGATGAGCTAGAGGCCGACGAGCTTGGGGTGCGCTTCCTCCCCGCGGCCGGCTACGATCCCCGCGCGATGATCGGGGTGATGGAGACACTCCAGTCGGTGGGCGGGGGGCGACAGCCGGAGTTTTTCAGCACGCACCCCAACCCAGAGCACCGGATTGAGAAGATCAAGGCCGCCATCGAGCGCGAGTTCGCTAGCGGTATCCCCACCGGCCTGGAGCCCTAG